A stretch of the Geovibrio thiophilus genome encodes the following:
- a CDS encoding heavy metal translocating P-type ATPase yields MIKFKHLNNKCADACCSGIHGNEMPHRDTEVKQTRSASLNIQGLDCADCAAKLEGAIQRMAGVTEAQINFAAAKLKVVFDEAVLSIDEIIGTVTGFGYRASEKTENGITAVFKLSGLDCADCAAKLEKRISSIKGVSSAKVNFSTSKMTVTHSVQEEEIINAVRQAGYQAVKHGEKAMVKTWRQQPRMLSVIAAGFILVFAAVLDKSGSNDSVVTALYALVMALGGFHVAKSGFYALKSMTLDMNFLMITAAVGAAAIGEWSEGATVVFLFSLGNALQAYTMDKTRSSIRALMELAPPEALVRKNGAETLMRVENIDIGDIVIVKPGERIAVDGTVSGGSSAVNQAAITGESMPADKNAGDSVYAGTVNTHGALEITVTRKAEDSTLSKIMHAVEEAQAQKAPMQQFVDVFAKYYTPAVILGAAAVAVIPPLLLGAEFGTWFYRALVLLVISCPCALVISTPVSIVSAIGNSSRNGVLIKGGAYMEKLGQVKAIAFDKTGTLTHGRPQITDIVPLSPSFSEQDILTLAAAVEKWSEHPIAKAVTAGASEYSVQYSENFRAFPGKGAKADVNGKTVYVGSVRLFEEAGQSAAAHEETLRRLEEQGKTVIFIGSANEIFGAVAVADTLRHNSSDAVQALRKTGITHIAMLTGDNRRVAEAVAADLDIDSIYSSLLPEDKSSAMKELKKKYGTAAMVGDGVNDAPALAVSDIGIAMGVAGSDTALETADIALMADDLGKLSYVIRLSRKTLAVIKQNITFSIAVKVLFIAGTFFGFVNLWLAVLADMGASLLVTLNGMRLIKKV; encoded by the coding sequence CCGCCAAGTTGAAGGTGGTTTTCGATGAAGCTGTTCTGAGCATAGATGAAATAATAGGAACAGTCACAGGCTTCGGCTACAGAGCATCCGAAAAAACAGAAAACGGAATAACCGCTGTTTTCAAGCTCTCAGGGCTCGACTGCGCTGACTGCGCCGCGAAGCTGGAAAAACGCATAAGCTCTATAAAGGGTGTGAGTTCCGCCAAGGTAAATTTCAGCACATCCAAAATGACAGTCACCCACTCCGTTCAGGAGGAGGAAATAATAAACGCAGTCAGGCAGGCAGGCTATCAGGCTGTGAAACACGGCGAAAAGGCTATGGTTAAAACATGGCGGCAGCAGCCGAGAATGCTTTCGGTTATCGCAGCGGGATTCATTCTGGTTTTTGCGGCAGTTCTTGATAAATCAGGTTCAAATGATTCCGTGGTAACGGCTCTCTATGCCCTTGTGATGGCGCTCGGCGGCTTTCATGTGGCAAAAAGCGGTTTCTACGCCCTGAAAAGCATGACCCTTGACATGAACTTTCTCATGATAACAGCGGCAGTCGGCGCCGCGGCTATCGGAGAGTGGAGCGAAGGGGCGACTGTTGTTTTCCTCTTCTCCCTCGGCAATGCTCTTCAGGCTTACACTATGGACAAAACCCGCAGCTCCATCAGAGCTCTTATGGAGCTCGCCCCGCCGGAAGCCCTCGTCCGCAAGAACGGAGCTGAAACATTGATGCGTGTGGAAAACATTGATATAGGCGATATTGTCATCGTCAAACCCGGCGAGAGAATAGCGGTTGACGGAACCGTCTCCGGCGGCTCATCCGCAGTGAATCAGGCGGCAATAACAGGCGAATCCATGCCTGCGGATAAAAACGCTGGCGATTCGGTATACGCCGGAACAGTGAATACTCACGGCGCTCTGGAGATTACCGTCACCAGAAAGGCGGAAGATTCCACGCTCTCAAAAATAATGCACGCCGTTGAGGAAGCTCAGGCACAGAAAGCGCCCATGCAGCAGTTTGTGGACGTTTTCGCAAAATATTACACCCCTGCGGTGATACTCGGCGCAGCGGCTGTAGCCGTTATACCTCCCCTGCTTTTAGGGGCGGAGTTCGGTACATGGTTCTACCGTGCCCTTGTTCTTCTTGTTATATCCTGCCCGTGCGCACTTGTAATATCCACACCGGTTTCAATAGTTTCCGCCATAGGCAACTCATCCAGAAACGGCGTACTGATCAAGGGCGGGGCATACATGGAGAAACTTGGTCAGGTCAAGGCGATTGCCTTCGACAAAACAGGAACCCTCACTCACGGCAGACCGCAGATTACCGATATTGTCCCACTCAGTCCGTCCTTCTCGGAGCAGGATATTCTTACACTCGCCGCTGCTGTTGAAAAATGGTCGGAGCATCCCATAGCGAAGGCTGTCACAGCCGGAGCATCGGAATACTCGGTTCAGTATTCCGAAAATTTCAGGGCATTCCCGGGCAAGGGAGCAAAAGCCGATGTGAACGGAAAAACTGTTTACGTTGGCAGCGTCAGGCTTTTTGAAGAAGCCGGACAAAGCGCAGCCGCTCATGAGGAAACCCTCCGCAGGCTGGAGGAACAGGGCAAAACGGTGATATTCATCGGCTCCGCAAATGAAATATTCGGCGCTGTCGCAGTGGCGGACACTCTCAGACACAACAGCAGTGACGCAGTGCAGGCACTGAGAAAAACAGGGATAACCCATATAGCCATGCTCACCGGAGATAACAGAAGGGTAGCGGAGGCTGTAGCCGCCGATCTTGACATAGACAGCATATACAGCAGTCTCCTTCCGGAGGATAAGTCCTCCGCAATGAAGGAGCTTAAGAAAAAATACGGAACAGCCGCCATGGTTGGCGACGGTGTGAATGACGCCCCTGCCCTTGCCGTTTCGGACATTGGCATAGCCATGGGTGTGGCAGGCTCCGACACTGCCCTTGAAACAGCAGACATAGCGCTGATGGCGGACGACTTAGGCAAGCTCTCATACGTGATAAGGCTGAGCCGGAAGACCCTTGCGGTTATAAAGCAGAACATCACATTCTCCATAGCGGTGAAGGTGCTCTTCATTGCCGGAACCTTCTTCGGATTCGTGAACCTCTGGCTCGCCGTACTTGCCGATATGGGGGCATCGCTTCTTGTCACGCTGAACGGAATGAGGCTTATCAAAAAGGTCTGA
- a CDS encoding helix-turn-helix transcriptional regulator, with amino-acid sequence MICTEETLNSLSRKDLTEALCFMDDCLKCENDREFDSLLRDFGSYLGFEYVLCCYMHSTYRRANKVNILNISNPAEWMDEYEKENYVQDDPVRYELEQRLSNNETVSFIHWDEYERSLSPKELQIIERRRHYGLNYGCSVYTNSQSKDFTFLISLADKEKEVDRRTEILSTLLIQHMMNAKKRLDTTALVNALTKREKSVADWILDGKTNWEIAAILNISENTVKYHVKNIYIKLKVSGRQEAIAVMLAVRYLSL; translated from the coding sequence ATGATCTGCACTGAGGAAACACTGAACTCATTAAGCAGAAAAGACCTCACAGAAGCGCTCTGTTTCATGGATGACTGCCTTAAATGCGAAAATGACAGAGAGTTCGACAGCCTTCTCAGGGATTTCGGCTCTTATCTCGGTTTTGAATATGTTCTCTGCTGTTATATGCACTCCACCTACCGCAGAGCAAACAAGGTAAATATACTCAACATATCCAACCCTGCTGAATGGATGGATGAATACGAAAAAGAAAATTATGTGCAGGACGATCCTGTGCGGTATGAGCTGGAGCAGCGGCTGAGCAATAACGAAACGGTTTCCTTCATCCACTGGGACGAATACGAACGCTCCCTCTCCCCAAAGGAGCTACAAATAATTGAACGGAGAAGGCACTACGGACTGAACTACGGTTGCTCCGTTTACACCAATTCGCAGTCGAAGGATTTTACATTTCTCATCTCTCTTGCCGATAAAGAAAAGGAAGTCGACAGGCGGACTGAAATTCTCTCAACTCTGCTTATCCAGCACATGATGAACGCCAAGAAAAGGCTGGACACCACCGCCCTTGTAAACGCTCTCACCAAGAGGGAGAAAAGCGTTGCTGACTGGATTCTGGACGGCAAAACCAACTGGGAGATAGCCGCGATACTCAACATCAGCGAAAACACCGTGAAATATCACGTAAAAAACATCTATATCAAGCTTAAAGTCTCCGGCAGGCAGGAAGCCATAGCGGTAATGCTGGCGGTGAGATACTTAAGCCTGTAA